A segment of the Necator americanus strain Aroian chromosome IV, whole genome shotgun sequence genome:
ATTTTTGCGggaaatatatacatatttctgCATGCAAAGGTGTTCCTGCTTCTGAGTGAAGCAGGAATAGCTTTATAAGCTAATTCCGGATCGCCGACGAATGAAATGAGACATGACCTCATTCACCTCACTGGCTATTCACTCCATCAATTATGAACGATGGTGGAAAAACAATGGTCTCACCTCAAAAACAACTCTCACCAACAAGCGTATCGAGAAATCCATTCGCCACCCGGGAACAATTGCGCGTTCACAGCCAACAGCTTGTGCCAGCAAAAAACACGCTATGCAACCGAAATCGAGGAATTCATCTGTTTCAGGCGACGCTTTGGTGAATGCACGGGGAGAGTTCCTGCCACATATACGCCTTGCTAAGGATCTCATGGATAAAAGAAGGCTAGTGCTTGGTCCGTATTCTTGTGCCTAGAGCTTCAAGAAACTCATGTTCAtggaagaaatgtaaaaatcaaagtttttcttaCATTAACCTGGAGCTTTACTTCGAAAAATCTTCCCAGTGTACTGTACTACCGTACTGACTTTCCTTTCCACTAAAATGTGAAAGGAATTAGAGAAATAAGAAGTCTTCAAGGCTTTTTTTAtcacattcatttatttttcattctattacATTTCAACAACTGAAAGCACTTGCAGGTACGACTCCCGTGTACGCCCGGTTATGAATCACTCCAGACCGACAACGGTTTCATTTTCGATGAGTCTCTACCAAATACTAGCAATTGTTCGTTAATTTCCCTTATTTTTggctctttttctctttacgATGGATTTGTGTCGAACGAGCTTTGCTTGGTTTTAGCTGGCTTACCCGCTTCTACTTGAGAATCACTTTCCACGAAAATGATAACTTCCTAATTTTCTACGATATGTTGTTTGAGAGGTTTAGTGGAACTCTGTGCGCTATCCTCGCACCGCAGATTTGCAACGCTGCTCATTGAAGACTAACCATTTTGGCTTAGATGACTACAGTATCCGAACACATGCGAGCACTTGTATTGAAGAGATTTCACTACGCCTAGaatgaaattaaaggcatcaccccacgaatctgaggtggtacggatttcaggtgaagtattcgtatacgggatcgtagattaaggagaagggggtgattccgttcatttcttcctaattgccgtagaaaacggctcggaaaatacggcttcgagcgttccgccgcgctattttctacagggagttcgactggagcgcgccaggcttgtgcggcgccgcatcttccgggccgtttttttacggcaattaggaagaaatggacagaatccccccccccctctccataatctactgtaccgtatgcgaatactccacctgaaatccgtgcctcagattcatggcgtgatgcctttaaacaaaaactaaaatcaatcaataaaacaaGAGTTTCTGCTTCAGGTGACTACCGCATTCCTAATCAGTACAAGTGAACCTCACTAAATGGCCACTTCCTGAGTCtcgcaaaaaacaaaaaataaccatTTTTCATGAAGATTAGTTACAATTACCACATTCATTATCACTAACACTAACGTTAGCACGCAATAGTCCCTGTCGGTTTGAAAACCCTAGTAAGAAAGTGCTTgagaatcaataaaatcgatatTCAAAATTAAAGTCGCTAGCGTGTGAACGTATTCAATCTGAGCATGTGAGAACACCTTTGCTATCAGGATGTCATGCGTCTAAAGCAAAATTACGTGTATATAAAATCGTTAAGAATGATTGAAAGTGGTTTCTATTCTGCCACCATTCTTAAAATCCCCATGTACAAAGTTTTATCCAAAGTAGTCTCAACTATGGATCAAAACCGACTAGTGACAACTTTTCTGAAACTTAATAGAGtcatgaaaagcaaaaaagagaactgcCTCTTTCCCCCccaaaaaatttcttgtgtcatttcttttgattgtttttatgcacttttttcctgttttctttccCAATCCCCCAAACAGATCGATTTTCAgaacgaaaaacaacaaaatgtcGACTTGAACGTGTGGGTAATCCAAAAGTGGAAAGATGACTTTCTTGGATGGAATCCATACCTTTACGGAATGATGAACACCACCATACTTCCATACGATGCTATATGGCTGCCTGATACATACCTTTATAACAGGTACAAGAAACCTCCTATGAGCTGTTCATGGATACTTTGCAACTCAGGATGATATACGCACCTTTTGTAGTGTAGTTATGAATCGCGAGGAAACCGAGCGATATATAAACGTTGTGGTGACcacaaatttctggaaaggtGAGCGAGGAGCGGAAATCAAGTTCATGTATCCTGCACTCTATCGTACGAGTTGCATGCTTGATATAAGGTAGATCGACATATaatctttcctatttttcctgaaagaaaaaccaacgACGTAGGTTTTTTCCGTACGATCAACAAGAGTGCAAGCTGACCATCTCCTCTTGGACATCTTCCAAGAGCGATATCGATTACGAGGCAGAGTTTGACAGTGTGAATCTCGACAATTTTATTCCCAACGAGGAATGGGTGGTGGTCAGCTTCAAAATCAATCGTGTCGAGGTCTGtgcttgtttcctttttttctcgctcaCTGACTTGTGTGAGTTCTTCCATGCCCACCAAATTCCAGGAGAAATTCGTTTGCTGTCCAGAACCATGGGTGTTGCTTGAAGCAGTTCTCGTTGTTCGAAGAAAACCTTTATACTACATTGTTAACCTAGTGATACCAACATCTGTAATTACAATGGTTGCAGTTACTGGTTTCTTCACAGCAGCTTCAACCAGTTCGGAAAGGTTCGTTCTCGAGAAAGTTTCGTTTGAAATTCGTTCACTTCTTGAAACTTCTTTCCATTTCCTCTACAGGAATTACTTGTTTTTCTCCGAACCTCTCGATAATGAAACTATCCCTTGCATGCACttaattcatgaaaaaagctTTTACACAAAAATATACCACTTATTAGTAGCGTCTTTAACATCGACATTGACATTGACATTCTACATAACCCCTAcatttttgcaattattttcttccatgttTAAACTAATCTAAATTCTTTCTTCAACAATTTAATAGCTTAATTGTTCCGACCGAATTTCTAAGATAGCATGAAAAAGACATAACAGAGGCAACGGAAAAGCgagctttattttttgaagctgtttggaaagaaaacatcCCTGAAAGCAAAAAGtctttttatttgtctttttttatcttccacGACATGCGGATGCGAAATCCTTTTAGTATATCATATCACAAAGATGTTGTTGGGAAAATGAAAACTATTTCAAGTTCAAAAAACGATTATATCAAGCATTTATTGTGGGATTTTAGTGCATTTCGTTTCAGACGTGAAAAACTTTCACTTGGTATCGATTCATTATTGGCGATGTCCATTTTGATGATGATGGTTTCTGAACAGATGCCAACCACAAGCGATTATGTTCCACTTTTTGGTAAGGTCCAtagattttatcttttatatttattgttagagtttttatttttttatttttctttttaaattttaaaatctagGATCATTGCCTTGAAACTTAGCACTGCAAAAATAGCAGTGGCACCTTAAAATAGCAGctacaacaataataatagtaatattttttgttccttgtgttttttttaactttaaggaaaaaattatgcaCGCAAATTCTAGAACACTCTGTTTAGTCGCCTTTTTCAATAATTGAATTagattaattgattttttatgaTGGATGATCTATAACTTTATATTTGACAGGCGCTGCTCTAGAAAAGAGACAAACAACCAAAGATCCTAGTAAAAAGGTCTAAACTGATTTAATCCCGGTAATTACTCCGttagtgaaaagaaattaaataatttaccagttaattttttttttaattaacaCAAGAACTGCTTAAGCACACAATTACTGTAAACGAGAACTGTGCCCTGCGCATGAATCTCCTAGTCATAGATTGACGTTAGAAGGGATCTTCACAGGGATCATCATCATTCTAGCACGCAATATCTACGAGTCTGGACACGTGATGACCGGACACGACTCTCAGCGTGCGGAACTGAACCCACATTGCACTCGCTTGGTAGTGGCGCACACTGCAACTGTGCCATTAAGTGTAGGCGACCGCTTGGAATCTATCGTGTTCTTTTCAGGTCTCTTCTATCTCACCATCATAATCGTTATTTTTATTGGTACACTATTCACAGCGTTTATACTCAATATTCATCTCCAAAAAATGTATGCTCGACCTGTTTCACCACttatatcttttattttcttcaataagGTAAGTTTTCTTCTTACTATCTTTGTTAATTTAAcgttattcattcatttcgcATGAAGCGCTGTCtccctatttccttcttttttcacatgtAGTTCAAGAACTACTGAAACTCCcatgaaatttgaaactaCGTGAACTGGAAAGACTCAACTTCTTTGGAACTGGAAGTGATAGGACCTAGAAtttaattttcgacttttcgaattttttcgaattttcgatttttaattATAACAATTTCCCCAAACAGTCCTCTTTTTCgaccaaataaaaaaacatttttctctaGGGTCCCTTACAATAATGAGGGTACAGTGAGAACATGACCACAATACATCAtcaatacttatttattaacttatttattacgctcaaaggcaaGGCGTGCCAAGAggaagaggcaaggaatgaatgacGATATATGCGTATTTTCGTCCATACGTGTATTGTGCTGACCGTAGAAGGTTTCTATTTTGAGGTGtttaactaactaactaacatAACTGAACCAG
Coding sequences within it:
- a CDS encoding hypothetical protein (NECATOR_CHRIV.G14156.T1), whose product is MSISDIRIVCILVLWIIGVQSARDALVNARGEFLPHIRLAKDLMDKRRYDSRVRPVMNHSRPTTVSFSMSLYQILAINEKQQNVDLNVWVIQKWKDDFLGWNPYLYGMMNTTILPYDAIWLPDTYLYNSVVMNREETERYINVVVTTNFWKGERGAEIKFMYPALYRTSCMLDIRFFPYDQQECKLTISSWTSSKSDIDYEAEFDSVNLDNFIPNEEWVVVSFKINRVEEKFVCCPEPWVLLEAVLVVRRKPLYYIVNLVIPTSVITMVAVTGFFTAASTSSERREKLSLGIDSLLAMSILMMMVSEQMPTTSDYVPLFGLFYLTIIIVIFIGTLFTAFILNIHLQKMYARPVSPLISFIFFNKVASWLRMSPPTMLLELWEETGVHFGRSKRNNKSPKSSKAINVPSSSSTHEFLLKSPSATAFEFSSPQRSLIPKTPEEAALLRSQKARNNWKRLAKKASEKGRREKMSGNGDARPSLQPRPSFQRDGEPAPLMQCLSALSTTENSLLDSKLKRRYALEWEYLATVLDRLLLIVFSLVVFLVTFLMILIGEAMHLSYELSSESVISSNP